The Glycine soja cultivar W05 chromosome 8, ASM419377v2, whole genome shotgun sequence genome has a window encoding:
- the LOC114421756 gene encoding uncharacterized protein LOC114421756 isoform X1 yields the protein MSGKGGGSQKAGIPPASRKMVQSLREIVSNIPEHEIYATLKDCNMDPNEAVSRLLSQDPFHEVKSKREKKKEGKDTTDTRSRGISNASSRGGGGARVGSDRYVGRGDSGLLQGKPVFKKENGTPAYGGYTAPASSSLDNNVNRQLPSYSDSVRVCDGLSSSQHGGLQSPWAANPGQVSMADIVRMGRPQAKASMPNSSLHSGSHQNDFALPSASQNNLHSVQVHASKLSETNNDHGFAIDSNVEQTDEWPSIEHQPAVSVSLVVDGHPTSEYHTNSSNSGEANQQLKTHVNEFVAEDDPVENPDIVGSAKSISEENPESTSVFDGSLYKDINSYQPHRHPFENNEAEDGVSSVAANLEQLNLHSNDQGTEPEEENSSVVIPNHLQLHSAECLNLSFGSFGSANDASLSGSGPYASRPLKSNLEDTSGANDVSTIGSSDVRNPDYYADEHLTTTSDGNLAHITGVDAGTYEHSSISQSEALKSEPPETAQENQYSFPSSSHEFTYENAQQPDVTYPHSQTSSQIQNLSPFSSVMQAYTNSLPSALLASTVQTAREDIPYSPFPATQSMPSKYSNIASSIGGPSITMSEALRANNISTPQPNPQALPGANVATGPALPQHLAVHPYSQPTLPLGHFANMIGYQFLPQSYTYMPSAFQQAFPGNSTYHQSLAAMLPQYKNSISVSSLPQSAAVASGYGFGSSTSIPGGNYPLNPPAAPTSTTIGYDDVINSQYKDNNHMISLQQNENSPMWVHGPSSRTMSAIPANTYYSFQGQNQQPGGFRQNQQPSQQHFGSLGYPNFYHSQTGISLEHQQQNPREASLAGSQTQPPKQSPQIWQNSY from the exons ATGAGCGGCAAAGGCGGTGGAAGCCAGAAGGCAGGGATTCCTCCGGCGAGTCGGAAGATGGTTCAGAGCCTGAGGGAGATAGTGAGCAACATCCCCGAACACGAGATCTACGCCACTCTTAAAGACTGTAACATGGACCCTAACGAAGCCGTTAGTCGCCTCCTCTCCCAAG ATCCTTTTCACGAGGTGAAAAGCAAACgtgagaagaaaaaagag gGTAAGGACACAACGGATACCAGGTCTCGTGGAATAAGCAATGCATCTAGTCGTGGTGGCGGCGGTGCTAGGGTTGGCTCTGACCGTTATGTTGGGCGTGGAG ATTCTGGTCTCCTGCAGGGAAAACCTGTATTCAAAAAGGAAAACGGAACACCTGCTTATGGAGGTTATACTGCTCCTGCATCTAGCTCATTGGACAATAATGTGAACAGGCAACTACCATCCTACAG TGATTCTGTCCGTGTCTGTGATGGACTATCTTCATCACAACATGGTGGATTGCAATCTCCATGGGCGGCGAACCCAGGTCAAGTATCAATGGCTGACATTGTCAGGATGGGTAGGCCACAGGCCAAGGCATCCATGCCTAACTCTTCTCTCCACAGTGGTAGCCATCAGAATGATTTTGCACTCCCATCAGCTTCACAAAACAATTTGCATTCAGTGCAAGTTCATGCTTCCAAGTTGTCAGAGACAAATAATGACCATGGCTTTGCTATTGACTCCAATGTTGAACAGACTGATGAATGGCCATCGATTGAGCATCAACCAGCTGTTTCTGTATCCTTGGTTGTAGATGGTCATCCAACGTCTGAGTACCATACAAACTCGTCTAACTCTGGTGAAGCTAATCAGCAGCTGAAGACCCATGTAAATGAATTTGTAGCTGAAGATGATCCTGTTGAGAATCCCGACATTGTTGGATCTGCTAAAAGTATATCTGAAGAGAATCCCGAAAGTACATCTGTTTTTGATGGTAGCTTGTACAAGGACATAAATTCTTACCAACCTCATCGGCatccttttgaaaataatgaag CTGAAGATGGTGTTTCATCAGTAGCCGCAAACTTAGAGCAGCTAAATTTACACTCAAATGATCAGGGGACAGAACCAGAGGAGGAAAATTCTTCTGTAGTAATTCCAAATCATTTACAACTCCATTCCGCCGAATGCTTAAATCTGAGCTTTGGAAGTTTTGGATCTGCAAATGATGCTTCCCTTTCTGGATCTGGTCCGTATGCATCTAGGCCCTTGAAAAGTAACTTGGAGGATACATCTGGAGCTAACGATGTTTCAACAATTGGGTCCTCAGATGTTAG aaATCCTGACTATTATGCCGATGAGCATCTTACTACTACCTCGGATGGGAATTTAGCTCACATAACTGGTGTGGATGCTGGGACTTATGAGCATTCCTCCATTTCACAATCAGAGGCTTTAAAATCTGAACCCCCTGAAACTGCTCAAGAAAATCAATATTCATTTCCTTCTTCTTCACACGAGTTTACCTACGAAAATGCCCAACAACCAGATGTTACATACCCTCATTCGCAGACAAGCTCACAGATACAGAACCTGTCTCCCTTCTCTAGTGTAATG CAGGCTTATACGAATTCTTTGCCCAGTGCACTGTTGGCTTCAACAGTTCAAACAGCAAGGGAGGATATCCCATACTCACCCTTCCCTGCAACACAATCAATGCCTTCAAAATATAGCAACATTGCTTCTTCAATTGGTGGTCCCTCTATAACCATGTCAGAG GCTCTAAGGGCAAATAACATTTCAACACCTCAACCTAATCCACAAGCTCTGCCTGGTGCCAATGTTGCCACTGGACCTGCACTTCCTCAACACCTTGCTGTGCATCCCTATTCACAGCCTACTCTTCCTCTGGGACATTTTGCTAATATGATTGGCTATCAATTCTTGCCTCAGAGCTATACCTACATGCCATCAGCATTTCAGCAGGCTTTTCCTGGAAATAGCACATACCACCAATCTCTGGCAGCCATGCTTCCACAATATAAAAATAGCATTTCTGTCAGTAGCTTACCTCAGTCTGCTGCTGTCGCATCTGGATATGGTTTTGGAAGTTCCACGAGCATTCCCGGAGGAAATTACCCATTGAATCCACCTGCTGCGCCTACTAGTACAACCATTGGATATGATGATGTTATAAACTCTCAGTACAAGGACAACAATCATATGATTTCACTACAGCAG AATGAGAATTCTCCCATGTGGGTTCATGGACCTAGCTCTCGAACAATGTCTGCCATTCCTGCCAACACGTATTACAGCTTCCAGGGACAGAATCAACAACCAGGTGGGTTTCGGCAAAACCAGCAGCCCTCACAACAACATTTTGGATCCCTTGGATACCCTAACTTCTACCATTCTCAGACTGGGATTTCTCTGGAACATCAGCAGCAGAATCCAAGGGAAGCATCCCTTGCTGGCTCTCAAACCCAACCACCTAAGCAGTCCCCACAAATATGGCAAAACAGCTACTAA
- the LOC114421756 gene encoding uncharacterized protein LOC114421756 isoform X2, translating to MSGKGGGSQKAGIPPASRKMVQSLREIVSNIPEHEIYATLKDCNMDPNEAVSRLLSQDPFHEVKSKREKKKEGKDTTDTRSRGISNASSRGGGGARVGSDRYVGRGDSGLLQGKPVFKKENGTPAYGGYTAPASSSLDNNVNRQLPSYSDSVRVCDGLSSSQHGGLQSPWAANPGQVSMADIVRMGRPQAKASMPNSSLHSGSHQNDFALPSASQNNLHSVQVHASKLSETNNDHGFAIDSNVEQTDEWPSIEHQPAVSVSLVVDGHPTSEYHTNSSNSGEANQQLKTHVNEFVAEDDPVENPDIVGSAKSISEENPESTSVFDGSLYKDINSYQPHRHPFENNEAEDGVSSVAANLEQLNLHSNDQGTEPEEENSSVVIPNHLQLHSAECLNLSFGSFGSANDASLSGSGPYASRPLKSNLEDTSGANDVSTIGSSDVRNPDYYADEHLTTTSDGNLAHITGVDAGTYEHSSISQSEALKSEPPETAQENQYSFPSSSHEFTYENAQQPDVTYPHSQTSSQIQNLSPFSSVMAYTNSLPSALLASTVQTAREDIPYSPFPATQSMPSKYSNIASSIGGPSITMSEALRANNISTPQPNPQALPGANVATGPALPQHLAVHPYSQPTLPLGHFANMIGYQFLPQSYTYMPSAFQQAFPGNSTYHQSLAAMLPQYKNSISVSSLPQSAAVASGYGFGSSTSIPGGNYPLNPPAAPTSTTIGYDDVINSQYKDNNHMISLQQNENSPMWVHGPSSRTMSAIPANTYYSFQGQNQQPGGFRQNQQPSQQHFGSLGYPNFYHSQTGISLEHQQQNPREASLAGSQTQPPKQSPQIWQNSY from the exons ATGAGCGGCAAAGGCGGTGGAAGCCAGAAGGCAGGGATTCCTCCGGCGAGTCGGAAGATGGTTCAGAGCCTGAGGGAGATAGTGAGCAACATCCCCGAACACGAGATCTACGCCACTCTTAAAGACTGTAACATGGACCCTAACGAAGCCGTTAGTCGCCTCCTCTCCCAAG ATCCTTTTCACGAGGTGAAAAGCAAACgtgagaagaaaaaagag gGTAAGGACACAACGGATACCAGGTCTCGTGGAATAAGCAATGCATCTAGTCGTGGTGGCGGCGGTGCTAGGGTTGGCTCTGACCGTTATGTTGGGCGTGGAG ATTCTGGTCTCCTGCAGGGAAAACCTGTATTCAAAAAGGAAAACGGAACACCTGCTTATGGAGGTTATACTGCTCCTGCATCTAGCTCATTGGACAATAATGTGAACAGGCAACTACCATCCTACAG TGATTCTGTCCGTGTCTGTGATGGACTATCTTCATCACAACATGGTGGATTGCAATCTCCATGGGCGGCGAACCCAGGTCAAGTATCAATGGCTGACATTGTCAGGATGGGTAGGCCACAGGCCAAGGCATCCATGCCTAACTCTTCTCTCCACAGTGGTAGCCATCAGAATGATTTTGCACTCCCATCAGCTTCACAAAACAATTTGCATTCAGTGCAAGTTCATGCTTCCAAGTTGTCAGAGACAAATAATGACCATGGCTTTGCTATTGACTCCAATGTTGAACAGACTGATGAATGGCCATCGATTGAGCATCAACCAGCTGTTTCTGTATCCTTGGTTGTAGATGGTCATCCAACGTCTGAGTACCATACAAACTCGTCTAACTCTGGTGAAGCTAATCAGCAGCTGAAGACCCATGTAAATGAATTTGTAGCTGAAGATGATCCTGTTGAGAATCCCGACATTGTTGGATCTGCTAAAAGTATATCTGAAGAGAATCCCGAAAGTACATCTGTTTTTGATGGTAGCTTGTACAAGGACATAAATTCTTACCAACCTCATCGGCatccttttgaaaataatgaag CTGAAGATGGTGTTTCATCAGTAGCCGCAAACTTAGAGCAGCTAAATTTACACTCAAATGATCAGGGGACAGAACCAGAGGAGGAAAATTCTTCTGTAGTAATTCCAAATCATTTACAACTCCATTCCGCCGAATGCTTAAATCTGAGCTTTGGAAGTTTTGGATCTGCAAATGATGCTTCCCTTTCTGGATCTGGTCCGTATGCATCTAGGCCCTTGAAAAGTAACTTGGAGGATACATCTGGAGCTAACGATGTTTCAACAATTGGGTCCTCAGATGTTAG aaATCCTGACTATTATGCCGATGAGCATCTTACTACTACCTCGGATGGGAATTTAGCTCACATAACTGGTGTGGATGCTGGGACTTATGAGCATTCCTCCATTTCACAATCAGAGGCTTTAAAATCTGAACCCCCTGAAACTGCTCAAGAAAATCAATATTCATTTCCTTCTTCTTCACACGAGTTTACCTACGAAAATGCCCAACAACCAGATGTTACATACCCTCATTCGCAGACAAGCTCACAGATACAGAACCTGTCTCCCTTCTCTAGTGTAATG GCTTATACGAATTCTTTGCCCAGTGCACTGTTGGCTTCAACAGTTCAAACAGCAAGGGAGGATATCCCATACTCACCCTTCCCTGCAACACAATCAATGCCTTCAAAATATAGCAACATTGCTTCTTCAATTGGTGGTCCCTCTATAACCATGTCAGAG GCTCTAAGGGCAAATAACATTTCAACACCTCAACCTAATCCACAAGCTCTGCCTGGTGCCAATGTTGCCACTGGACCTGCACTTCCTCAACACCTTGCTGTGCATCCCTATTCACAGCCTACTCTTCCTCTGGGACATTTTGCTAATATGATTGGCTATCAATTCTTGCCTCAGAGCTATACCTACATGCCATCAGCATTTCAGCAGGCTTTTCCTGGAAATAGCACATACCACCAATCTCTGGCAGCCATGCTTCCACAATATAAAAATAGCATTTCTGTCAGTAGCTTACCTCAGTCTGCTGCTGTCGCATCTGGATATGGTTTTGGAAGTTCCACGAGCATTCCCGGAGGAAATTACCCATTGAATCCACCTGCTGCGCCTACTAGTACAACCATTGGATATGATGATGTTATAAACTCTCAGTACAAGGACAACAATCATATGATTTCACTACAGCAG AATGAGAATTCTCCCATGTGGGTTCATGGACCTAGCTCTCGAACAATGTCTGCCATTCCTGCCAACACGTATTACAGCTTCCAGGGACAGAATCAACAACCAGGTGGGTTTCGGCAAAACCAGCAGCCCTCACAACAACATTTTGGATCCCTTGGATACCCTAACTTCTACCATTCTCAGACTGGGATTTCTCTGGAACATCAGCAGCAGAATCCAAGGGAAGCATCCCTTGCTGGCTCTCAAACCCAACCACCTAAGCAGTCCCCACAAATATGGCAAAACAGCTACTAA
- the LOC114424330 gene encoding uncharacterized protein LOC114424330 yields the protein MAQGMASNRNRNPCAQEARKVMVVADPTRESAGALQYALAHAVIEQDELILLHVENPSSWRNTISTFLKMPSLGSSTTASLDLGGGGGGGAAAAPDGEGLDFLEEMKHACSVSQPKMKVRVVKVEMDGRDKASIVLSQSKTHGVDVVVIGQKRNITSAILGYKRPASGSMKGVKAIDTAEYLIQNSSCTCVSVQRKGQNGGFVLNSKTHRNFWLLA from the exons ATGGCGCAAGGCATGGCGAGTAACCGAAACCGGAACCCTTGCGCGCAAGAAGCGCGCAAGGTGATGGTGGTGGCGGACCCGACGCGGGAATCGGCGGGCGCGTTGCAGTACGCGCTTGCGCATGCGGTGATCGAACAGGACGAGCTGATTCTGCTGCACGTTGAGAACCCTAGCTCGTGGCGAAACACCATATCGACGTTCCTGAAGATGCCTTCGTTGGGAAGCAGCACCACTGCGTCGCTGGACCTCGGAGGAGGTGGAGGAGGGGGAGCAGCCGCGGCGCCGGACGGAGAAGGGTTGGATTTTCTGGAGGAGATGAAGCATGCATGTAGCGTTTCTCAGCCGAAAATGAAGGTGCGTGTGGTGAAGGTGGAGATGGATGGAAGAGACAAGGCTAGCATTGTTCTCTCGCAGAGCAAAACGCATGGGGTTGACGTCGTAGTTATAGGCCAGAAGCGCAATATTACTTCGGCCATATTAGG ATACAAGCGACCTGCAAGTGGATCTATGAAAGGGGTGAAAGCGATAGACACTGCTGAGTATTTGATTCAAAACAGCTCGTGCACCTGTGTTAGTGTACAGAGAAAAGGCCAAAATGGAGGCTTTGTTCTCAACTCCAAAACCCACAGAAATTTCTGGCTCTTAGCCTAA
- the LOC114422922 gene encoding uncharacterized protein LOC114422922: MKSFLTSVKSFISNHFLRFTQRDTLLILDRFHWKDKICGHHLFLLDVKRKKLKQLHVPKVTDSDMGFKMVCSCNGLLCVIHYSLDQNSTIFLWNPTTTQTMRIMEPENALLPYKVPPHCLLGFYLNTSDSDYQVVRLHSFRDTNNACFGDYFTKICAVRVEKYSLRRGSWREIKYSNNQCVTVNGCLFWTENSVTLEETLFWVAMEVNDKFSNEMIISFNTHNNVISKIELPPLVKDCNEVHKKLAVYKDSVAVIICSETETMAQCLDLWVFYDKYEGVECWCKLHTIGMFSRLERPVGVLKNEILISTDRVIHSVGGTIALLPEDDLGAEFSYNVFNYVENFRTSYGGNLDVEEADPLERKGVSLHDLFFSSVNI; this comes from the coding sequence ATGAAGTCCTTTCTGACCAGTGTCAAGTCCTTCATCTCAAACCATTTTCTTCGCTTCACCCAAAGAGACACACTTCTAATCCTCGATCGCTTTCACTGGAAGGACAAAATCTGCGGCCATCACTTATTTCTGCTAgatgtcaaaagaaaaaaactcaaaCAACTTCATGTTCCAAAAGTCACAGACTCTGACATGGGTTTCAAGATGGTGTGTTCATGTAACGGTTTACTTTGTGTCATTCACTATTCTTTGGACCAAAACTCCACCATTTTTCTTTGGAACCCAACCACAACACAAACCATGCGAATCATGGAACCAGAAAATGCTTTGCTTCCTTACAAGGTGCCACCACATTGTCTCCTAGGCTTCTATCTCAACACAAGTGACAGTGATTATCAAGTGGTAAGGCTTCACTCTTTTAGGGACACAAACAATGCATGTTTTGGggattatttcaccaaaattTGCGCTGTTCGAGTTGAAAAGTATTCTCTACGTAGAGGGTCGTGGCGAGAAATCAAATATAGTAATAATCAATGTGTAACTGTGAATGGATGCTTGTTTTGGACTGAGAACAGTGTGACATTGGAGGAAACTTTGTTTTGGGTGGCTATGGAGGTGAATGACAAATTTAGTAACGAAATGATTATTTCTTTCAACACACATAACAATGTTATTAGCAAGATTGAATTGCCCCCTTTGGTTAAGGATTGTAATGAGGTGCATAAGAAACTTGCAGTGTACAAGGATTCAGTTGCAGTTATTATTTGTTCAGAAACTGAAACTATGGCACAATGCTTAGATTTGTGGGTTTTTTATGATAAGTACGAAGGTGTAGAGTGTTGGTGTAAGTTACACACAATAGGAATGTTTTCAAGATTGGAGCGTCCTGTAGgtgttttgaaaaatgaaattctTATCTCAACAGATAGAGTGATACATAGTGTTGGTGGAACCATAGCTTTGCTTCCTGAAGATGATCTTGGAGCTGAGTTTTCATATAACGTCTTCAATTATGTTGAGAACTTCAGAACTTCATATGGTGGAAATTTGGATGTGGAGGAAGCTGATCCCCTTGAAAGAAAAGGAGTCTCGTTACATGATTTGTTCTTCAGCAGCGTCAATATATAA
- the LOC114420973 gene encoding probable inactive poly [ADP-ribose] polymerase SRO2 produces the protein MQQPIENSVGKGLMKVEEESEEYESIKNVFLKGMGFVGHATDAMAIYKNMLSFSVARQARWVSFKIFSKAVAIKSGGDANIGYAWYGSSLDDLLEIVSGGFHGCKKHDDNDDDECHGIGIPLFAANFSLDSAMCTVADEHGFRHVLLCKVILGKVEAVHAGSKQSQPSSKQYDTGVDDISAPRRHTIWTAYLNTHIHPNYIICFKYNNYIKDPEMHGALKPQSPYVSFPNLLARVSNHLKPAQMSMLLKDYRIYKEQKISREQWVNKVRLIVGDELLRLVVTTQ, from the exons ATGCAGCAGCCAATAGAGAATTCGGTTGGGAAGGGGTTAATGAAAGTTGAAGAAGAGAGTGAAGAATACGAATCCATTAAGAATGTTTTCTTGAAGGGTATGGGGTTTGTGGGACATGCCACAGATGCCATGGCCATTTACAAGAACATGCTTTCCTTTAGTGTGGCAAGGCAAGCTCGTTGGGTTTCGTTTAAAATTTTCTCTAAGGCGGTGGCAATTAAATCTGGAGGGGATGCTAATATTGGATATGCTTGGTATGGTAGTTCGTTGGATGATCTCTTAGAGATTGTATCTGGTGGATTCCATGGATGCAAAAAacatgatgataatgatgatgatgagtgtCATGGTATTGGGATTCCCTTATTTGCTGCCAATTTTTCCCTTGATAG TGCTATGTGTACGGTGGCAGATGAGCATGGTTTTAGGCATGTGCTACTATGCAAGGTGATACTAGGGAAGGTGGAAGCTGTTCATGCTGGCTCAAAGCAGAGCCAACCTAGTTCTAAGCAATATGACACTGGGGTGGATGATATATCAGCACCTAGAAGACATACTATATGGACTGCTTATCTGAATACACACATTCatccaaattatattatatgtttcaagtataataattatattaagg ATCCAGAGATGCATGGGGCACTAAAACCTCAATCACCATATGTGTCATTTCCCAATTTATTGGCAAGAGTTTCAAACCATTTGAAACCAGCACAAATGTCTATGTTACTCAAAGACTACCGGATTTACAAA GAACAAAAGATTTCACGAGAACAATGGGTAAACAAAGTGAGATTGATTGTAGGAGACGAACTGCTGCGTTTGGTGGTCACAACCCAGTGA
- the LOC114421760 gene encoding T-complex protein 1 subunit alpha-like: protein MAVVAQTPDIAGERQSGQDVRTQNVVACQAVANIVKSSLGPVGLDKMLVDDIGDVTITNDGATILKMLEVEHPAAKVLVELAELQDREVGDGTTSVVIVAAELLKRANDLVRNKIHPTSIISGYRLAMREACKYVEEKLAVKVEKLGKDSLINCAKTSMSSKLIAGDSDFFAILVVDAVQAVKMTNARGEVKYPIKGINILKAHGKSARDSFLMNGYALNTGRAAQGMPLRVAPARIACLDFNLQKTKMQLGVQVLVTDPRELEKIRQREADMTKERIEKLLKAGANVILTTKGIDDMALKYFVEAGAIAVRRVRKEDMRHVAKATGATLVSTFADMEGEETFEPSFLGYADEVVEERISDDAVVMIKGTKTTSAVTLILRGANDHMLDEMDRALHDALSIVKRTLESNTVVAGGGAVEAALSVYLEYLATTLGSREQLAIAEFAESLLIIPKVLSVNAAKDATELVAKLRAYHHSAQTKADKKHLSSMGLDLSEGKIRNNLEAGVIEPAMSKVKIIQFATEAAITILRIDDMIKLIKDESQNED from the exons ATGGCGGTTGTTGCTCAAACCCCTGACATCGCCGGCGAGCGGCAGTCCGGCCAAGACGTTCGCACCCAAAAcg TTGTGGCATGCCAAGCCGTTGCCAACATCGTCAAAAGCTCTTTAGGCCCCGTTGGCCTCGACAag ATGCTCGTCGACGACATTGGCGACGTCACCATCACCAACGACGGCGCCACGATTCTCAAGATGCTGGAAGTGGAGCATCCTGCTGCCAAG GTTTTGGTTGAACTCGCCGAGCTTCAGGATCGAGAAGTCGGAGACGGCACTACTTCTGTCGTCATTGTAGCTGCTGAGCTTCTCAAA AGGGCAAATGACCTCGTCAGGAACAAGATTCATCCTACCTCGATTATCAGTGGATATAGA CTTGCTATGCGAGAGGCTTGTAAATATGTAGAAGAAAAACTAGCTGTCAAG GTTGAAAAGCTGGGAAAGGATTCACTAATTAACTGTGCCAAGACCAGTATGTCCTCAAAGTTGATAGCTGGTGATAGTGACTTCTTTGCCATTTTG GTTGTAGATGCAGTGCAAGCTGTAAAGATGACCAATGCTCGAGGTGAAGTTAAATACCCAATCAAG GGAATCAATATCTTGAAAGCTCATGGAAAAAGTGCTAGAGACAGCTTTCTGATGAATGGTTATGCTCTAAATACTGGCCGTGCTGCTCAAGGAATGCCTCTTAGGGTTGCCCCTGCAAGAATTGCCTGTCTTGATTTCAATCTTCAGAAGACAAAAATGCAGTTGGGTGTTCAAGTTTTAGTTACTGATCCTAGGGAGCTAGAGAAAATTCGTCAAAG AGAGGCTGATATGACTAAGGAACGTATTGAAAAACTGCTGAAGGCTGGAGCTAATGTTATTCTGACAACTAAAGGAATTGATGACATGGCTCTTAAG TACTTTGTTGAGGCTGGGGCAATTGCTGTAAGACGTGTGCGGAAAGAGGACATGCGCCATGTTGCCAAGGCTACTGGTGCAACATTG GTCTCAACATTTGCTGATATGGAAGGGGAGGAAACATTTGAACCATCTTTTCTTGGATATGCTGATGAGGTTGTTGAGGAGCGAATTTCTGATGATGCTGTAGTTATGATCAAAGGGACCAAAACTACAAGCGCA GTCACTTTGATTCTAAGAGGTGCAAATGACCATATGCTTGATGAGATGGACAGAGCTCTGCATGATGCATTGTCAATTGTCAAGAGAACTCTTGAATCAAATACG GTGGTAGCTGGTGGAGGTGCTGTTGAGGCAGCATTATCAGTTTATTTGGAGTACCTTGCTACAACTTTAGGATCTCGGGAGCAGTTGGCTATAGCAGAATTTGCTGAGTCTCTGTTAATTATTCCAAAG GTGCTTTCTGTTAATGCTGCTAAGGATGCCACTGAGCTGGTCGCAAAATTACGGGCCTACCACCATTCAGCACAAACTAAAGCCGATAAGAAACATTTATCAAG TATGGGTTTGGACCTTTCTGAAGGGAAAATCAGAAACAACTTGGAGGCTGGAGTTATTGAGCCTGCAATGAGCAAAGTAAAAATTATTCAG TTTGCAACTGAAGCTGCCATTACTATCCTTCGAATTGATGACATGATCAAGCTTATCAAGGATGAAAGTCAAAATGAGGATTAA
- the LOC114423063 gene encoding pterin-4-alpha-carbinolamine dehydratase 2, mitochondrial, protein MDAKSRISPTRLTDKKCVPCNLKELRPMSEDAAHTLMPQVAEWNLVNEDGVMKLRRSWAVKTFTKGLEFFRIVAVLAENEGHHPDLHLVGWNNVTIEIWTHAVGGLTENDFILAAKIDKLDVLDLLRRKPSD, encoded by the exons ATGGATGCTAAATCTCGGATCTCGCCCACAC GTCTGACAGATAAGAAGTGTGTGCCATGCAATCTGAAGGAATTGCGACCAATGAGTGAGGATGCAGCACACACTCTAATGCCACAG GTTGCTGAGTGGAATTTGGTAAACGAAGATGGTGTCATGAAGCTGAGGCGGTCATGGGCAGTAAAGACTTTCACCAAAGGATTGGAATTTTTCAGGATAGTAGCTGTTCTTGCTGAAAATGAAG GTCATCATCCTGATCTTCACCTTGTTGGCTGGAATAATGTTACAATAGAGATTTGGACTCATGCTGTTG GTGGGTTGACAGAAAATGATTTCATACTTGCTGCTAAGATTGATAAGCTTGATGTGCTTGACCTACTTAGACGGAAGCCTTCAGACTGA